In the Kribbella sp. NBC_00482 genome, one interval contains:
- a CDS encoding ABC transporter permease — translation MMRLAVRTLRHRKSGFIATFIAVAFGTAIVMACGGLMETGIRSNVEPERLAGTSLVVTGKQSHHRPGVEDPTPLTERVGVPVELLAKIRSTQGVASATGDYTFTAIAPSVAEGHNWSSAALAPYHLSTGKAPRSGQVVVSTGKVGDQLTLLINGEPKNFIISGTAPQAAGHAFFSDHDAAQLVRNPARFADVGVQVAPGTNVDDVKDRLEKLDGSLTARAGVDRGLAEHPDAESHRTALIAIAGSFGGIAAMTMMFVVASTLALAAQHREREFALLRGIGTTPGQVRRMILGEALMVSLPAVALGCLPGIFLGRFLFDQLSSHGVASPVIEFSQGWIPFAAGAGAAVLAAIGAGLIAARKSAKIKPVEALVEASLQRKWFSWIRLLFGLLFLGGGMALLIVTATVMSGPLAASTAGPSILCWAIGVAVLGPFWTKAVLGIWRWPVQALTRVNGRLAIRNLSARSVALSAAAMPVMLAVGISTANLYMQTTQVHASSEAFTRDLRADAVLVSDAGLSPTVLSQVRAVPGVASASAFVRSMGAVDDPRNAPFDEDGAPVIGVDAQGANGTAPVRLTSGSLAGLTGATAAVPEYMATKTGRGVGSSVTMTLGDGTTVKLRVVATFAAERGYETIILPASLVAAHTTDGLTKQILVRSAPGADVPPGLAKLAAAHPGVQVADRSTLVASNVEDLQTQAWINYMLVGMLIAYTAVSVVNTLVSTTLRRRREFALQRLTGSTRFQVLRMLTTESTLVTLTGVTLGTAVALACLLPFSAKVSTDALPTGPIWIYLVVVGAAALLTFASTLIPATTTLRHSPTQPSYTD, via the coding sequence ATGATGCGTCTCGCCGTCCGCACCTTGCGCCATCGCAAGAGCGGATTCATCGCCACGTTCATCGCGGTCGCCTTCGGTACGGCGATCGTGATGGCCTGCGGCGGCCTGATGGAGACCGGCATCCGCTCCAACGTGGAGCCGGAACGCCTCGCCGGCACGTCGCTCGTTGTCACCGGCAAGCAATCCCACCACCGCCCCGGCGTCGAAGACCCCACTCCCCTCACGGAACGCGTTGGCGTCCCCGTAGAGCTCCTTGCCAAGATCCGTTCCACACAAGGCGTCGCGTCTGCCACTGGCGACTACACCTTCACCGCCATCGCTCCTTCAGTTGCTGAGGGCCACAACTGGTCCTCCGCCGCTCTCGCCCCCTATCACCTCAGTACTGGGAAAGCTCCGCGCTCCGGTCAGGTCGTGGTTTCGACCGGGAAAGTCGGCGATCAACTGACCCTCCTGATCAACGGCGAGCCGAAGAACTTCATCATCAGCGGAACCGCCCCACAGGCCGCCGGTCACGCCTTCTTCTCCGACCACGACGCCGCCCAACTCGTCCGCAACCCGGCCCGTTTCGCCGACGTCGGCGTACAAGTTGCCCCCGGCACCAACGTCGACGACGTGAAGGATCGGTTGGAAAAGCTGGACGGCAGCCTCACCGCCCGTGCGGGTGTCGACCGCGGACTCGCGGAACACCCCGACGCCGAATCACACCGTACGGCGTTGATCGCGATCGCCGGCTCGTTCGGCGGGATCGCGGCGATGACGATGATGTTCGTGGTCGCGTCCACGCTGGCGCTCGCCGCGCAGCACCGGGAGCGCGAGTTCGCGCTGCTCCGCGGGATCGGCACCACACCCGGTCAGGTACGGCGGATGATCCTCGGCGAGGCGCTCATGGTCTCACTGCCGGCCGTCGCCCTCGGGTGCCTGCCGGGGATCTTTCTCGGCCGGTTCCTCTTCGATCAGCTCAGTTCGCACGGCGTCGCCTCGCCGGTGATCGAGTTCTCGCAGGGGTGGATCCCGTTCGCGGCCGGCGCCGGCGCGGCGGTTCTCGCGGCCATCGGCGCGGGACTCATCGCGGCGCGGAAGTCGGCGAAGATCAAGCCCGTCGAGGCGCTGGTCGAGGCGTCGTTGCAGCGGAAGTGGTTCAGCTGGATCCGGTTGCTGTTCGGTCTCCTGTTCCTCGGCGGCGGTATGGCGTTGCTGATCGTCACCGCGACGGTGATGTCCGGACCGCTCGCCGCCTCGACCGCGGGTCCTTCCATCCTCTGCTGGGCGATCGGTGTCGCGGTACTCGGGCCCTTCTGGACCAAGGCGGTGCTGGGGATCTGGCGCTGGCCGGTCCAGGCCCTGACCCGGGTGAACGGCCGGCTCGCGATCCGCAACCTGTCGGCCCGCTCGGTGGCGCTGTCGGCCGCGGCGATGCCGGTGATGCTTGCCGTCGGCATTTCGACCGCCAACTTGTACATGCAGACCACGCAGGTGCACGCATCCTCGGAGGCGTTCACGCGGGATCTGCGTGCGGACGCCGTACTGGTGTCGGATGCCGGCCTCTCGCCGACGGTGCTCTCGCAGGTTCGAGCGGTGCCTGGCGTGGCGAGCGCTTCGGCGTTCGTGCGCAGCATGGGTGCGGTCGACGACCCTCGCAATGCTCCGTTCGACGAGGACGGTGCGCCGGTGATCGGCGTGGATGCGCAGGGCGCGAACGGTACGGCGCCGGTTCGGTTGACGAGCGGATCGCTGGCCGGTCTGACCGGGGCGACTGCCGCGGTACCGGAGTACATGGCGACGAAGACCGGTCGTGGTGTCGGCTCCTCCGTGACGATGACGCTGGGCGACGGGACCACGGTGAAGCTGCGCGTGGTCGCGACATTTGCGGCCGAGCGCGGGTACGAGACGATCATCCTGCCTGCGTCGCTGGTCGCGGCGCACACGACGGACGGGTTGACCAAGCAGATCTTGGTACGGTCCGCCCCGGGTGCCGACGTACCACCGGGCCTGGCGAAACTCGCTGCCGCCCACCCGGGTGTCCAGGTCGCCGACCGCAGCACGCTGGTCGCGTCGAACGTCGAGGACCTGCAGACCCAGGCGTGGATCAACTACATGCTCGTCGGCATGCTGATCGCCTACACCGCGGTCTCGGTCGTCAACACCCTGGTGTCCACGACACTGCGCCGCCGCCGCGAGTTCGCTCTGCAACGGCTGACCGGCTCGACCCGCTTCCAGGTGCTCCGCATGCTGACCACCGAAAGCACCCTGGTCACCCTCACCGGCGTCACCCTCGGCACCGCAGTCGCCCTGGCCTGCCTCCTCCCCTTCTCCGCCAAGGTCTCCACCGACGCCCTCCCCACCGGCCCGATCTGGATCTACCTCGTCGTAGTAGGCGCGGCCGCCCTCCTAACCTTCGCCTCAACCCTCATCCCAGCAACCACAACCCTCCGCCACTCCCCCACCCAACCCAGCTACACCGACTGA
- a CDS encoding NADPH-dependent FMN reductase, whose translation MPSVAFESQVAPQSAQEPPVWPQSVVTLVGNPRAGSRTAAAAASVAELLASELGTPYRIDELIDLVTIAPAIFQGEQAGAEAQAALESAVDLVSSASVIVVATPVYKGSYTGLLKSFLDVLRPSALAGSVVVPVTVSAAPSHKLLADQHIRPVLAELGASVPVPGVILEERDLEDLQVVLSGWIRDNAGIVQATTIALQPVPEPTPAR comes from the coding sequence ATGCCGTCAGTCGCGTTCGAGTCGCAGGTCGCGCCCCAGAGTGCGCAAGAGCCGCCGGTCTGGCCGCAGTCGGTGGTCACGCTGGTGGGCAATCCGCGGGCCGGGTCGCGGACAGCAGCCGCGGCGGCGTCCGTCGCGGAGCTGCTCGCCTCCGAGCTCGGTACGCCGTACCGGATCGACGAGCTGATCGATCTGGTGACGATCGCCCCGGCCATCTTCCAGGGCGAGCAGGCCGGTGCCGAGGCGCAGGCGGCGCTGGAGAGCGCGGTCGATCTGGTGTCGTCGGCCTCGGTGATCGTCGTCGCGACTCCGGTCTACAAGGGCAGCTACACCGGTCTGCTGAAGAGCTTCCTCGACGTACTGCGTCCGTCCGCGTTGGCAGGCTCCGTGGTCGTCCCGGTGACGGTGTCGGCCGCGCCGAGCCACAAACTGCTCGCCGATCAGCACATCCGCCCGGTGCTCGCCGAGCTGGGCGCGAGCGTCCCGGTGCCCGGGGTGATCCTGGAGGAGCGAGACCTCGAGGACCTGCAGGTCGTCCTGTCCGGCTGGATCCGCGACAACGCCGGCATCGTCCAAGCCACCACAATCGCCCTCCAACCAGTCCCCGAACCCACACCTGCCCGATAA
- a CDS encoding phosphotransferase family protein — protein sequence MRWLTENSPEAVADALRAVAPELTGHKVVVRETLDEDDPVWWAASAMVGEQYVAKFAWSQPAALRVAHEIGVLAALANEPEVPFLPEVVASSTDPVLLVTRRIPGTALWDIVDSIDRDHAGRQLAVFLAALHQAVERVDHLVGGLQPVLLPPATTQTIRAGIGQWIRPDQVESVMRWCDWADDVLASPAPTVLAHGDFHGGNQVWQGDELRVVIDFETVGTAEPEYDLRTFPGTGPGIELLQATMHHYQQISGRTLSPARVMAWHLRTTLGDALWRSEAGVPLPDHRTPTAWVDDLTTRFSALTIDPAS from the coding sequence ATGAGGTGGTTGACCGAGAATTCTCCGGAGGCGGTCGCCGATGCACTGCGAGCGGTTGCTCCGGAGCTGACCGGACACAAGGTTGTCGTTCGGGAGACGCTGGACGAGGACGATCCAGTGTGGTGGGCCGCCAGCGCGATGGTCGGGGAGCAGTACGTCGCGAAGTTCGCGTGGTCGCAACCTGCCGCGCTGCGGGTTGCGCACGAGATCGGCGTACTGGCAGCACTGGCGAACGAACCTGAGGTTCCGTTCCTCCCCGAGGTCGTTGCCAGCAGCACCGATCCGGTGCTGCTGGTGACCAGACGCATTCCTGGTACGGCGTTGTGGGACATCGTCGACTCGATCGACCGGGATCACGCCGGCCGGCAGCTCGCCGTCTTTCTGGCCGCCCTGCACCAAGCCGTCGAGCGGGTCGACCACCTCGTCGGCGGCCTCCAACCCGTCCTGCTTCCCCCCGCGACCACGCAGACGATCCGCGCCGGCATCGGTCAGTGGATCCGGCCGGATCAGGTCGAGTCGGTGATGCGCTGGTGCGACTGGGCCGACGACGTACTCGCTTCGCCGGCGCCGACCGTGCTGGCACACGGCGACTTCCACGGTGGGAACCAAGTCTGGCAGGGCGATGAACTCCGCGTGGTGATCGACTTCGAAACAGTCGGCACAGCCGAGCCGGAGTACGACCTCCGCACCTTCCCGGGCACCGGGCCAGGCATCGAACTCCTCCAGGCGACCATGCACCACTACCAGCAGATCTCCGGCCGCACCCTGTCTCCCGCACGCGTCATGGCCTGGCATCTGCGCACCACGCTCGGCGACGCCCTCTGGCGGAGCGAAGCCGGCGTACCCCTCCCCGACCACCGAACCCCGACCGCCTGGGTCGACGACCTCACCACCCGCTTCAGCGCCCTGACCATCGACCCGGCCAGCTGA